The Phyllopteryx taeniolatus isolate TA_2022b chromosome 14, UOR_Ptae_1.2, whole genome shotgun sequence genome has a window encoding:
- the LOC133489284 gene encoding C-X-C chemokine receptor type 4-like isoform X2: MSYYEHILFDYEYNDTSSGSGSGDIGVDLEEPCEVEHGMTSDFQQIFLPVVYALIFLLGITGNGLVVFVLGCQRRSKSSLTDRYRLHLSAADLLFVLALPFWAVDAALADWRFGAATCVGVHVIYTVNLYGSVLILAFISLDRYLAVVRATDTNSGGLRQMLAHRLVYVGAWLPAGLLAVPDLIFARTQEGGEGSTLCQRFYPTENAPLWVAVFHLQLVLVGLVIPGLVLLVCYCVIVTRLTRGPLGGQRQKRRAVRTTIALVLCFFVCWLPYGAGISVDAMLRLEVLPRSCNLEAVLGVWLAVAEPMAFAHCCLNPLLYAFLGAGFKNSARRALTLSRASSLKVLPRRRNGASTTTESESSSLHSS; the protein is encoded by the exons GATGACCTCTGACTTTCAGCAGATCTTTCTGCCTGTGGTCTATGCCCTCATTTTCCTCCTGGGCATCACTGGAAACGGTCTGGTGGTCTTTGTGCTGGGCTGCCAGCGGAG gtccAAATCCAGCCTCACAGACCGGTACCGACTGCACCTCTCAGCTGCCGATCTCCTCTTTGTTCTGGCGCTTCCGTTCTGGGCGGTGGACGCAGCCCTGGCGGATTGGCGCTTTGGCGCGGCCACCTGCGTTGGCGTGCATGTAATCTATACGGTCAATTTGTACGGCAGCGTGCTCATCCTGGCCTTCATCAGTCTGGACCGCTACCTAGCAGTGGTCCGAGCCACAGACACCAACTCGGGTGGCCTGAGGCAGATGCTGGCACACAGATTGGTCTACGTGG GTGCCTGGTTGCCCGCTGGTCTTCTGGCCGTTCCCGACTTGATATTTGCCCGAACTCAAGAAGGAGGTGAGGGCAGCACCCTGTGCCAGAGGTTTTACCCGACGGAGAATGCTCCTCTCTGGGTGGCGGTCTTTCACCTGCAACTGGTCCTAGTGGGCCTAGTGATCCCAGGTCTGGTGCTTTTGGTGTGTTACTGCGTCATCGTCACCAGGCTGACCCGAGGCCCTCTCGGGGGCCAAAGGCAGAAGCGACGAGCGGTGAGGACCACCATCGCGCTGGTGCTGTGCTTCTTTGTGTGCTGGCTGCCCTACGGAGCGGGCATCTCTGTGGACGCCATGCTGCGTTTGGAGGTGCTGCCCCGCAGCTGCAACCTGGAGGCAGTCCTGGGCGTGTGGCTGGCGGTGGCCGAGCCCATGGCGTTCGCTCATTGTTGCTTGAACCCGCTGCTCTATGCCTTTCTGGGGGCAGGCTTCAAGAATTCCGCCCGCAGAGCTTTGACTCTGAGCCGAGCGTCCAGTTTGAAGGTTTTACCAAGAAGACGCAACGGGGCCTCTACAACCACAGAGTCTGAGTCGTCCAGTTTGCATTCTAGCTAG